From the Bacteroidia bacterium genome, the window ATCAATACGTTGGTGATGATGGGTGTATTTTCATTTGGTGCTTATATGATTTTCAGTGGAACAGAAAGTACAATGTTGCTGTATTTATTATTTGCCGCTGCTTTGGTTTATGGAATTTTGTTTACCATACCAATTGGTGGTGCCGATATGCCTGTAGTAATTTCATTACTCAACTCCTTTACCGGACTTGCAGCAGCTTTCGGTGGTTTCTTGTACGACAACAAAGTGATGCTCACAGGTGGTATTCTGGTGGGCTCTGCGGGCACACTGCTGACACTGGTGATGTGCAAAGCAATGAACCGTCCGTTGAGCAATGTAATTTTTGGTGCCTTTGGTGGAGGCAATACCACTGCCGGTGATGGTCCCGATGTTAAAGGAAGTATTAAAGATATGTCTGTTGCCGATGCTGCTGTTTTGTTGAATTATTCAAAGAAAGTTGTGATTGTTCCCGGTTATGGATTGGCAGTAGCGCAGGCTCAACATGTCATTCACGAATTGGAAATGTTACTTGAAGAAAGAGGTGTGGAAGTCAAGTACGCCATCCATCCTGTAGCTGGTCGTATGCCCGGACACATGAATGTGTTGCTGGCAGAAAGTAATGTGGACTACGGCAAGTTGGTAGAGATGGAAGAGATAAACCCTGAATTGGAACAAACCGATGTGGTGTTGGTAGTTGGTGCCAATGATGTAGTGAATCCTGCTGCAAAAACAGATCCATCATCACCAATCTACGGTATGCCTATTCTGGAAGTTGATAAAGCAAAACATATTATCGTAAACAAGCGCTCCATGAATGCAGGTTATGCCGGTATTGACAATCTGCTGTTTTACGATCCGAAAACAAGCATGCTGTTTGGTGATGCGAAAAAAGCATTGACAGAACTGGTAGCAGAATTAAAAACTATGTAAGATCTGTTTTTCCTGGTATAGGTACTTTTATACTCGGATACCGATTATCAAAACATCATCAACCTGCTCGTTGTCTCCTTTCCACTCATTGAAGTAGTTCTGTAAATAAACTTTCTGTTCACTCATGCCAAGGTGTTGAATAGAAACTAAAATGTCTTTTAGTTTTTTAGTCATTAATTTTTTGCCATAGTCACCACCAAACTGATCGGCATAGCCATCAGAAAAAAGATAAATGGTGTCGTTTTGCTGTAAATTGATTTTGTGATTGGTGAACTGATTGTTGTGTTTAATCTGTAGTCCTCCAATGGGAAATTTGTCTGCTGCATAAACAAAAAGTTCGTTGTTTCTGATTAGCCATAATGGTCTGTTGGCACCGGCAAATTCTAAACTCATTTTTTCTGCATTAAAAGAGCAGATAGAAATATCCATACCATCATGAGTTTCGCTTTCATGTTGTTTTAGCGAATTGATTATACCTTCGTTCAAAGCATCTAAAACCTCTGAAGGAGTGGTAATATTTTTTTCATTGATTATAGATTTGAGTAAAGAACTTCCGATGATACTCATAAATGCACCTGCTACACCATGACCGGTACAATCTGCAGCAGCTATTATATGTTTGTTGTCTTTTTCTGTAAACTCATAAAAATCACCACTGACAATATCTTTTGGCAGATAAAGAATGAATGATTTGTCAAGTGTTTTGTAAATGGTATTTAAGTTAGGCAGAACAGCGGACTGAATTCGTTTTGCATAAATGAGGCTGTCAGTGATTTCTTTATTCTTGTTCAGGATTTCGTTGTTTTTCTCTTCAAGCTCCAATGTTCTTTCTGTTACTTTGTTTTCCAGCAAAATATTTTGTTGAGCAAGAATATTTTTCTTCTCTGTTTCCTGCAATAAATTTTCTTCGCCAAGTCTTTTAATGGTTTGAACCTGTTCTATCAATTGAGTTTGATTCTTTCCATAACGTCTTGCCAATACAATAGCAACTGTAATTGGATAAACACCTGCACTGATTGTAAAAAGTGTATTTAAGATGTTGTCTGAAATATTTTGTTGATCAAAACTTTTAATTATTGAATACCCAATAGGAAGTAAAAAAAGCAAAATCCCTACTCCTGTACCATAAGTTAAAAGTTTTGCATCCCATTTTTTTTGCCCAAAACCTTGTACCCAATGATAGGCAATGGAGAATATAGAGTAAGAAAAAAAGATTATGGTGCTCAGGACTTTAATAACCGGCACTTCAAAGGTGCGAACAAAATTTATTGTAAGCGAGATGTCGTTGGGAATAATCAAAGCAATTAACATCACCATACACATGATGAAGAGTGGAGTTTTTGTTTTATGAATATTGTTTATTGCTAATGCCATGAAAATAGCCAGCAATTCCAGCGAAATCAAAAAAGAATAAGTAGAAATTACATTAACAACAGGAGTTTGTGGCAGAACATTGGAAAGGTATTGAATAGCTGTGGCTAAACAATATAAGCCAAAGAATAAATATTCTTTATTTCTGATAAAGAAATAAAACAAAATTAGCACTAAGGCAAATGAAAAATAAAATGTGGCAACAGCGTTGTGTCTGACTTTGTCGTTTTGTTCTGCCTTTTGATTTTCAAGTGCCCATTTTTCTTCTCCTAACCTTAAATGAAGTGAAAAAGTTTTTACATTCGGATCTGGCAGATAGAGAACCTGCAAAAGATTTTTTTGTTGCGACAATACAAAGCTTTTGTAATTTTCTTTT encodes:
- a CDS encoding SpoIIE family protein phosphatase, producing the protein MLINFNDSSFSHRYFLFILLSLSYFSGYANTRTDTLNFFGSKPAKQDTLYSLNALRNFNWHITVYNKDGNVNSFNTSSIDTFFFRRHEPEAFLLSTTFLVDSNMLNRVKYLFYSTTGSVKVLLNTTTLTSDGVFNNSVKYTDLQALKENYKSFVLSQQKNLLQVLYLPDPNVKTFSLHLRLGEEKWALENQKAEQNDKVRHNAVATFYFSFALVLILFYFFIRNKEYLFFGLYCLATAIQYLSNVLPQTPVVNVISTYSFLISLELLAIFMALAINNIHKTKTPLFIMCMVMLIALIIPNDISLTINFVRTFEVPVIKVLSTIIFFSYSIFSIAYHWVQGFGQKKWDAKLLTYGTGVGILLFLLPIGYSIIKSFDQQNISDNILNTLFTISAGVYPITVAIVLARRYGKNQTQLIEQVQTIKRLGEENLLQETEKKNILAQQNILLENKVTERTLELEEKNNEILNKNKEITDSLIYAKRIQSAVLPNLNTIYKTLDKSFILYLPKDIVSGDFYEFTEKDNKHIIAAADCTGHGVAGAFMSIIGSSLLKSIINEKNITTPSEVLDALNEGIINSLKQHESETHDGMDISICSFNAEKMSLEFAGANRPLWLIRNNELFVYAADKFPIGGLQIKHNNQFTNHKINLQQNDTIYLFSDGYADQFGGDYGKKLMTKKLKDILVSIQHLGMSEQKVYLQNYFNEWKGDNEQVDDVLIIGIRV
- a CDS encoding NAD(P)(+) transhydrogenase (Re/Si-specific) subunit beta: MTPEVLYNIRTISYIIASATFIIGLKRMGNAKTARNGNLIAAVGMTLAIIASIFIHVNKTQTAIGDEFVKVETPGFIYALIFAAIIIGTIIGWLTAKKVQMTKMPELVSMFNGMGGACAALIGLMEFHHNTGNTGALIAIVLGLIIGSVSFSGSIIAFLKLNGTMNKPVRLPSYNIINTLVMMGVFSFGAYMIFSGTESTMLLYLLFAAALVYGILFTIPIGGADMPVVISLLNSFTGLAAAFGGFLYDNKVMLTGGILVGSAGTLLTLVMCKAMNRPLSNVIFGAFGGGNTTAGDGPDVKGSIKDMSVADAAVLLNYSKKVVIVPGYGLAVAQAQHVIHELEMLLEERGVEVKYAIHPVAGRMPGHMNVLLAESNVDYGKLVEMEEINPELEQTDVVLVVGANDVVNPAAKTDPSSPIYGMPILEVDKAKHIIVNKRSMNAGYAGIDNLLFYDPKTSMLFGDAKKALTELVAELKTM